In Helicoverpa zea isolate HzStark_Cry1AcR chromosome 3, ilHelZeax1.1, whole genome shotgun sequence, the following proteins share a genomic window:
- the LOC124646319 gene encoding procathepsin L-like, which yields MSKLLLLLACLVTLAASKSSIYYHLEDAAQHFEKFIKENEKVYSSNEEKAKRFEIFKENLKEINKMNQETEHAKFGITQFTDLTLEEFDDVVRCVPVNVTDVGDSCNVVGDGQLARVQAPEAFDWRDQNVVSPVKNQNTCGSCYAFSATGNIESQYAIKYQTIMDLSEQQIIDCDTGSIGCNGGYATSAFSTVIAQGGIESEASYPYMNQQTECQFDAQKVQVKLSGCTKYTTTSQERLKEILYTNGPLSIAVKSDALQKYDGGVIPDSLCNSGDVNHAVLLVGYGTDEKGMKYWIAKNSWGTGIHTENGYFRFERGEGLDSCGIFNAHLSSSIVA from the exons ATGTCGAAGTTACTTTTACTACTCGCGTGTTTAGTGACACTGGCAGCTTCCAAGTCTTCTATTTACTACCATCTAGAAGATGCTGCACAACATTTTGAGAAAttcataaaagaaaatgaaaaggtATATTCCAGTAACGAGGAGAAGGCAAAAAGATtcgaaatatttaaagaaaacttgAAAGAGATCAACAAAATGAATCAAGAGACTGAGCACGCTAAATTCG GAATAACACAATTCACGGATTTAACTCTGGAAGAGTTTGATGACGTCGTAAGATGTGTGCCAGTAAACGTTACTGATGTAGGCGACTCGTGCAATGTGGTTGGTGATGGTCAGCTGGCGAGGGTCCAAGCTCCGGAGGCTTTTGACTGGCGCGACCAGAACGTCGTCTCACCGGTTAAGAATCAAAATACTTGCGGATCATGTTATGCTTTTAGCGCTACGG GAAACATCGAGAGTCAATATGCAATTAAGTATCAGACAATCATGGATTTATCTGAACAACAAATTATTGACTGTGATACCGGATCCATTGGTTGTAACGGCGGATACGCGACATCAGcctttag TACTGTTATAGCACAAGGTGGCATTGAGTCAGAAGCAAGCTATCCTTATATGAATCAGCAGACAGAGTGCCAGTTCGACGCTCAGAAGGTCCAAGTCAAGCTAAGTGGCTGCACCAAATATACCACTACATCGCAAGAGAGATTGAAAGAAATACTCTACACAAATGGGCCTCTATCTATTG CTGTCAAGTCCGACGCCTTACAAAAATATGACGGTGGAGTGATTCCAGATAGCCTTTGCAATAGTGGAGATGTAAATCATGCCGTATTATTAGTGGGTTACGGAACAG ACGAAAAAGGTATGAAATACTGGATTGCCAAGAATTCATGGGGGACGGGAATACACACCGAAAACGGCTACTTTAGATTCGAACGCGGGGAGGGCTTGGACTCCTGCGGTATCTTTAATGCACATTTGTCCTCTTCCATAGTTGCGTGA